Proteins encoded together in one Micromonospora auratinigra window:
- a CDS encoding type III pantothenate kinase, which yields MLLCIDIGNTNTVLATFDGDKLVHSWRIKTDARSTADELGLMFRGLLAGDAVEITGVAACSTVPAALRSLRTMLSRYYADLPSVIVEPGVRTGVQLAIDNPKEVGADRVVNTLAAYTLYGGPSIVVDFGTTTNFDVISDRGEFLGGAFAPGIEISFDALAARAAQLRKVEATKPRSVIGKNTVECLQAGLYFGFAGQVDRIVERMTEELGEVRAVIATGGLASLVINECRTITHHEPMITLIGLRMVYERNT from the coding sequence GTGCTGCTCTGCATCGACATCGGAAACACCAACACCGTGCTGGCGACCTTCGACGGCGACAAGCTGGTGCACTCCTGGCGGATCAAGACCGATGCCCGTTCCACCGCGGACGAGCTGGGCCTGATGTTCCGGGGGCTGCTGGCCGGTGACGCCGTGGAGATCACCGGGGTGGCCGCCTGCTCGACGGTGCCGGCCGCGCTGCGCTCGCTGCGCACCATGCTCTCCCGCTACTACGCGGACCTGCCCAGCGTGATCGTCGAGCCCGGGGTCCGCACCGGGGTGCAGCTCGCCATCGACAACCCGAAGGAGGTGGGCGCGGACCGGGTGGTCAACACCCTGGCCGCGTACACCCTCTACGGCGGGCCGTCGATCGTGGTGGACTTCGGCACCACCACCAACTTCGACGTGATCAGCGACCGGGGCGAGTTCCTCGGCGGCGCGTTCGCGCCGGGCATCGAGATCTCCTTCGACGCGCTGGCCGCCCGGGCGGCCCAGCTGCGCAAGGTGGAGGCGACGAAGCCTCGCTCGGTGATCGGCAAGAACACCGTGGAGTGCCTCCAGGCCGGCCTCTACTTCGGCTTCGCCGGCCAGGTGGACCGGATCGTCGAGCGGATGACCGAGGAACTGGGCGAGGTGCGGGCGGTGATCGCCACCGGCGGCCTGGCCTCGCTGGTGATCAACGAGTGTCGGACGATCACCCACCACGAGCCGATGATCACGCTGATCGGCCTGCGGATGGTCTACGAGCGCAACACCTGA
- the disA gene encoding DNA integrity scanning diadenylate cyclase DisA translates to MPIDRDATKPAAATPHARTGAVGSHSRPISVSVTGSVGGASGDPLRANLALMAPGTALRDGLERILRGRTGALIVLGYDKVVDSICTGGFPMDVEFSATRVRELCKMDGAVVLSSDGTRIVQAGVHLMPDPSIPTEESGTRHRTAERVARQTGYPVISVSQSMRIISLYVNGQRHVLDDSAAILSRANQALATLERYKLRLDEVSGTLSALEIEDLVTVRDAVSVVQRLEMVRRIADEIAGYVVELGTDGRLLALQLDELMAGVDADRTLVIRDYLPVGRKSRTLDEALVELDLLSATELIDLVAVAKAIGYPSASDALDAAVSPRGFRLLAKVPRLPVAVVDRLVVHFGSLQRLLGATVEDLQAVEGVGDARARGVREGLSRLAEASILERYV, encoded by the coding sequence GTGCCGATCGACCGCGATGCCACCAAGCCCGCCGCGGCGACGCCGCATGCCCGCACCGGCGCCGTGGGCTCCCACTCCCGTCCGATCAGCGTGAGCGTCACCGGCAGCGTCGGCGGGGCGAGCGGCGATCCGCTCCGGGCCAACCTGGCCCTGATGGCCCCGGGCACCGCCCTGCGCGACGGCCTGGAGCGCATCCTGCGCGGCCGTACCGGCGCGCTCATCGTCCTCGGCTACGACAAGGTGGTCGACTCGATCTGCACCGGCGGCTTCCCGATGGACGTGGAGTTCTCCGCGACCCGGGTCCGCGAGCTGTGCAAGATGGACGGGGCGGTGGTGCTCTCCAGCGACGGCACCCGGATCGTCCAGGCCGGCGTGCATCTGATGCCCGATCCGTCGATCCCCACCGAGGAGTCCGGCACCCGGCACCGCACCGCCGAGCGGGTCGCCCGGCAGACCGGCTACCCGGTGATCTCGGTCAGCCAGTCGATGCGGATCATCAGCCTCTACGTCAACGGCCAGCGGCACGTGCTGGACGACTCGGCGGCGATCCTGTCCCGCGCCAACCAGGCCCTGGCCACCCTGGAGCGCTACAAGCTCCGGCTGGACGAGGTCTCCGGCACGCTCTCCGCGCTGGAGATCGAGGACCTGGTCACCGTCCGCGACGCGGTCTCCGTGGTGCAGCGGCTGGAGATGGTCCGCCGGATCGCCGACGAGATCGCCGGGTACGTGGTGGAGCTGGGCACCGACGGCCGGCTGCTCGCCCTCCAGCTCGACGAGCTGATGGCGGGCGTGGACGCCGACCGCACCCTGGTCATCCGCGACTACCTCCCGGTCGGCCGGAAGTCCCGCACCCTCGACGAGGCGCTGGTGGAGCTCGACCTGCTCAGCGCGACCGAGCTGATCGACCTGGTCGCGGTGGCCAAGGCGATCGGCTACCCGTCCGCCTCGGACGCGCTCGACGCGGCGGTCAGCCCGCGCGGCTTCCGCCTGCTGGCCAAGGTGCCCCGCCTCCCGGTCGCCGTGGTGGACCGGCTGGTGGTGCACTTCGGCAGCCTCCAGCGGCTGCTCGGCGCGACGGTCGAGGACCTCCAGGCGGTCGAGGGTGTCGGCGACGCGCGGGCCCGGGGCGTACGCGAGGGGCTGTCCCGGCTCGCCGAGGCGTCCATCCTGGAACGCTACGTCTGA
- a CDS encoding ATP-dependent Clp protease ATP-binding subunit has protein sequence MFERFTDRARRVVVLAQEEARMLNHNYIGTEHILLGLIHEGEGVAAKALESLGISLEGVRQQVEEIIGQGQQAPSGHIPFTPRAKKVLELSLREALQLGHNYIGTEHILLGLIREGEGVAAQVLVKLGADLNRVRQQVIQLLSGYQGKEPAAAGAAPGEAAPSTSLVLDQFGRNLTQAAREGKLDPVIGREKEIERVMQVLSRRTKNNPVLIGEPGVGKTAVVEGLSQKIIKGEVPETLKDKQLYTLDLGALVAGSRYRGDFEERLKKVLKEIRTRGDIILFIDEIHTLVGAGAAEGAIDAASILKPMLARGELQTIGATTLDEYRKHLEKDAALERRFQPIQVGEPSLAHTIEILKGLRDRYEAHHRVSITDAALVAAATLADRYISDRFLPDKAIDLIDEAGARMRIRRMTAPPDLRDFDERIAQVRRDKESAIDAQDFERAAQLRDKEKQLLGQKAQREKEWKAGDLDVVSEVDDEQIAEVLGNWTGIPVYKLTEEETSRLLRMEDELHKRVIGQEDAVKAVSKAIRRTRAGLKDPKRPSGSFIFAGPSGVGKTELSKALAEFLFGSEDALIQLDMSEFHDRYTVSRLVGAPPGYVGYDEGGQLTEKVRRRPFSVVLFDEIEKAHPDVFNTLLQILEDGRLTDGQGRIVDFKNTVIILTTNLGTRDVAKAVSLGFQASEDSESNYDRMKQKVNDELKQHFRPEFLNRIDDTIVFHQLRQNEILQIVDIMIARIETQLRNKDMGLELTDNAKKYLAKKGFDPVLGARPLRRTIQRDIEDNLSERILFNELTPGQIVVVDCEGDPEDIDKSKLVFRGSDRPADVPDAVPADLGGTAATGADDAAA, from the coding sequence ATGTTCGAGCGGTTCACCGACCGAGCGCGACGGGTTGTCGTCCTGGCCCAGGAAGAGGCCCGGATGCTCAACCACAACTACATCGGTACGGAGCACATCCTGCTGGGCCTGATCCATGAGGGTGAGGGTGTCGCGGCGAAGGCTCTGGAGAGTCTGGGTATCTCGCTGGAGGGTGTGCGTCAGCAGGTCGAGGAGATCATCGGTCAGGGCCAGCAGGCGCCGAGCGGGCACATTCCGTTCACGCCGCGGGCGAAGAAGGTGTTGGAGCTGTCGCTGCGTGAGGCGTTGCAGCTCGGGCACAACTACATCGGTACGGAGCACATCCTGCTCGGGTTGATCCGTGAGGGTGAGGGCGTTGCCGCGCAGGTGCTGGTGAAGCTGGGCGCGGACCTGAACCGGGTGCGTCAGCAGGTGATCCAGTTGCTGTCGGGCTACCAGGGCAAGGAGCCGGCCGCGGCGGGTGCCGCGCCGGGTGAGGCCGCGCCGTCGACCAGCCTGGTGCTGGACCAGTTCGGCCGTAACCTGACCCAGGCGGCCCGGGAGGGCAAGCTCGACCCGGTCATCGGGCGCGAGAAGGAAATCGAGCGGGTCATGCAGGTGCTGTCGCGCCGGACGAAGAACAACCCGGTGTTGATCGGCGAGCCGGGCGTCGGCAAGACCGCCGTGGTGGAGGGGCTGTCTCAGAAGATCATCAAGGGTGAGGTGCCCGAGACGCTCAAGGACAAGCAGCTCTACACCCTTGACCTGGGTGCGCTGGTCGCGGGTTCGCGGTATCGGGGTGACTTCGAGGAGCGCTTGAAGAAGGTGCTCAAGGAGATCCGTACCCGCGGTGACATCATCCTGTTCATCGACGAGATCCACACTCTGGTGGGTGCGGGTGCGGCCGAGGGCGCGATCGACGCGGCGAGCATTTTGAAGCCGATGCTGGCGCGGGGTGAGTTGCAGACCATCGGCGCGACCACGCTGGATGAGTACCGCAAGCACCTGGAGAAGGACGCGGCGTTGGAGCGTCGTTTCCAGCCGATCCAGGTGGGTGAGCCGTCGCTGGCGCACACCATCGAGATTTTGAAGGGTCTGCGCGACCGTTACGAGGCGCACCACCGGGTGAGCATCACCGACGCGGCTCTTGTCGCGGCGGCGACGCTGGCCGATCGGTACATCTCGGATCGGTTCCTGCCGGACAAGGCGATCGACCTGATCGACGAGGCCGGTGCGCGGATGCGGATCCGTCGGATGACCGCGCCGCCGGACCTGCGTGACTTCGACGAGCGCATCGCGCAGGTGCGTCGTGACAAGGAGTCCGCGATCGACGCGCAGGACTTCGAGCGGGCCGCGCAGCTGCGTGACAAGGAGAAGCAGCTGCTGGGTCAGAAGGCGCAGCGGGAGAAGGAGTGGAAGGCCGGTGACCTGGACGTCGTGTCCGAGGTCGACGACGAGCAGATCGCCGAGGTGCTCGGCAACTGGACCGGTATTCCGGTCTACAAGTTGACCGAGGAGGAGACGTCGCGGCTGCTGCGCATGGAGGACGAGCTGCACAAGCGCGTCATCGGCCAGGAGGACGCGGTCAAGGCGGTCTCGAAGGCGATCCGTCGGACCCGGGCGGGCCTGAAGGACCCGAAGCGTCCGTCGGGGTCGTTCATCTTCGCCGGCCCGTCGGGTGTGGGTAAGACCGAGCTGTCCAAGGCCCTCGCCGAGTTCCTCTTCGGTTCCGAGGACGCGCTGATCCAGCTGGACATGTCCGAGTTCCACGACCGGTACACGGTGTCGCGGCTGGTGGGTGCCCCTCCCGGCTACGTCGGCTACGACGAGGGCGGGCAGCTGACCGAGAAGGTCCGTCGCCGGCCGTTCAGCGTGGTGTTGTTCGACGAGATCGAGAAGGCCCACCCGGACGTGTTCAACACGCTGCTGCAGATCCTGGAGGACGGCCGTCTCACCGACGGTCAGGGCCGGATCGTGGACTTCAAGAACACGGTCATCATCCTGACCACCAACCTCGGCACCCGCGACGTCGCCAAGGCCGTGTCCCTCGGGTTCCAGGCATCTGAGGACTCCGAGTCGAACTACGACCGGATGAAGCAGAAGGTCAACGACGAACTCAAGCAGCACTTCCGGCCCGAGTTCCTCAACCGCATCGATGACACCATCGTGTTCCACCAGCTGCGCCAGAACGAGATCCTCCAGATCGTCGACATCATGATCGCCCGGATCGAGACGCAGCTGCGTAACAAGGACATGGGCCTGGAGTTGACCGACAACGCCAAGAAGTACCTGGCGAAGAAGGGCTTCGACCCCGTCCTCGGCGCACGACCCCTGCGGCGCACCATCCAACGTGACATCGAGGACAACCTGTCCGAACGGATCCTGTTCAACGAACTGACCCCCGGACAGATCGTCGTGGTCGACTGCGAAGGCGACCCCGAGGACATCGACAAGTCCAAGCTCGTCTTCCGCGGCTCCGACCGACCCGCCGACGTGCCCGACGCGGTCCCCGCCGACCTCGGCGGCACCGCCGCCACCGGCGCGGACGACGCGGCGGCGTAA
- a CDS encoding peptide deformylase, which produces MTEAYVGLGGWTPAALGRPGEVLAVVTAPDPVLSRPGPEVDPTSDEVVQLAADLVATMRVSPGCVGLAAPQVGVGAQVFAVDVTGHPKALTVHGTFVLCNAKVVEASRWKAGREGCMSVPDLTGDVKRAGRLVVEAVLPGTGDPVRLVTDGFEARALQHEIDHCAGLLFLDRVAGAHAVYQRKVYL; this is translated from the coding sequence GTGACCGAGGCGTACGTGGGCCTCGGCGGCTGGACCCCGGCGGCGCTGGGCCGGCCCGGCGAGGTGCTGGCGGTGGTGACCGCCCCCGACCCGGTGCTGAGCCGGCCCGGGCCGGAGGTGGACCCGACCTCGGACGAGGTGGTCCAGTTGGCCGCCGACCTGGTCGCCACCATGCGGGTCTCGCCGGGCTGCGTCGGGCTGGCCGCCCCGCAGGTCGGGGTGGGCGCGCAGGTCTTCGCGGTGGACGTCACCGGCCATCCGAAGGCGCTGACGGTGCACGGCACGTTCGTGCTCTGCAACGCGAAGGTGGTGGAGGCGAGCCGCTGGAAGGCCGGGCGGGAGGGCTGCATGTCGGTGCCCGACCTGACCGGCGATGTGAAGCGGGCCGGCCGGCTGGTGGTGGAGGCGGTGCTGCCCGGCACCGGTGACCCGGTCCGGCTGGTCACCGACGGCTTCGAGGCGCGGGCGCTCCAGCACGAGATCGACCACTGCGCCGGGCTGCTCTTCCTCGACCGGGTGGCCGGCGCGCACGCCGTCTACCAGCGCAAGGTCTATCTCTGA
- a CDS encoding histone-like nucleoid-structuring protein Lsr2, whose product MAKQIIHKLVDDLDGGDADETVKFALDGVQYEIDLSASNAEKLRDVFAQYIAHGTKVGRGGVVVGGRAARGRGATADREQNKAIRAWAKKSGKDISDRGRIPQEIVDEYHAKAGH is encoded by the coding sequence GTGGCCAAGCAGATCATTCACAAGCTGGTCGATGACCTGGACGGCGGGGACGCTGACGAGACCGTCAAGTTCGCGCTCGACGGCGTGCAGTACGAGATCGACCTCTCCGCTTCCAACGCTGAAAAATTGCGCGACGTATTCGCTCAGTACATCGCGCACGGCACCAAGGTGGGGCGCGGCGGCGTGGTCGTGGGCGGTCGCGCGGCGCGCGGCCGGGGCGCCACCGCCGACCGCGAGCAGAACAAGGCCATCCGCGCCTGGGCCAAGAAGTCCGGCAAGGACATCTCCGACCGGGGTCGGATCCCCCAGGAGATCGTCGACGAGTACCACGCGAAGGCGGGTCACTGA
- the lysS gene encoding lysine--tRNA ligase, producing the protein MTEQNAVPVDPADDLPEQMKVRREKRDRMLADGVQPYPVGYPRTSTLATIRQQYADLATDTATGDRVSVTGRVIFVRNTGKLCFATLRDGDGTELQAMLSLDRVGAERLEDWKRLVDLGDHVGVTGEVITSRRGELSVLVEEWAVTAKALRPLPVAHKPLSEEARVRQRYVDLVVRPQARQMVRTRAAAVRSLRDTLHGQDFIEVETPMLQLLHGGAAARPFVTHSNALDTDLYLRIAPELFLKRAVVGGVDRVFEINRNFRNEGIDSSHSPEFAMLEAYQAYGDYDTMAALTRNLVQQAAIAVAGSTVVTHADGQEFDLGGEWRSVTLFGVLSEALGEEVTVRTERARLVEYADKVGLSVDPKWGPGKLAEELFEELVVPSLQAPTFVRDYPEETSPLTRAHRSEPGLAEKWDLYVLGFELGTAYSELVDPVVQRERLVAQAQLAARGDDEAMRLDEDFLRAMEYGMPPAGGMGMGIDRLLMALTGLGIRETILFPLVRAE; encoded by the coding sequence GTGACCGAGCAGAACGCCGTGCCAGTCGACCCCGCCGACGACCTTCCCGAGCAGATGAAGGTCCGCCGGGAGAAGCGGGACCGGATGCTCGCCGACGGCGTCCAGCCGTACCCGGTCGGCTACCCCCGGACCAGCACCCTGGCGACGATCCGCCAGCAGTACGCCGACCTGGCCACCGACACCGCCACCGGAGACCGGGTCTCGGTCACCGGCCGGGTGATCTTCGTGCGCAACACCGGCAAGCTCTGCTTCGCCACCCTGCGCGACGGCGACGGGACGGAGCTGCAGGCGATGCTCTCGCTCGACCGGGTGGGCGCCGAGCGGCTGGAGGACTGGAAGCGCCTGGTGGACCTCGGCGACCACGTGGGGGTCACCGGCGAGGTGATCACCAGCCGGCGCGGTGAGCTGTCGGTGCTGGTCGAGGAGTGGGCGGTCACCGCGAAGGCGCTGCGTCCGCTGCCGGTGGCGCACAAGCCGCTGAGCGAGGAGGCCCGGGTCCGCCAGCGGTACGTGGACCTGGTCGTCCGTCCGCAGGCCCGGCAGATGGTCCGGACCCGGGCGGCCGCGGTGCGCAGCCTCCGGGACACCCTGCACGGTCAGGACTTCATCGAGGTCGAGACCCCGATGCTCCAGTTGCTGCACGGTGGCGCGGCGGCCCGCCCATTCGTGACCCACAGCAATGCGCTCGACACCGATCTGTATCTGCGAATCGCGCCGGAGCTTTTTCTCAAGCGCGCCGTGGTCGGTGGCGTCGACCGGGTCTTCGAGATCAACCGCAACTTCCGTAATGAGGGCATCGACTCTTCGCACTCGCCCGAGTTCGCGATGCTCGAGGCCTACCAGGCGTACGGCGACTACGACACCATGGCCGCGCTGACCCGCAATCTGGTGCAGCAGGCGGCCATCGCGGTCGCCGGCTCGACCGTGGTCACCCACGCCGACGGCCAGGAGTTCGATCTGGGTGGCGAGTGGCGCTCGGTCACCCTGTTCGGTGTCCTTTCCGAGGCGCTCGGTGAGGAGGTCACCGTGCGCACCGAAAGGGCCCGACTGGTCGAGTACGCGGACAAGGTCGGCCTCTCCGTCGACCCCAAGTGGGGCCCGGGCAAGCTGGCCGAGGAGCTGTTCGAGGAGCTGGTCGTGCCGTCGTTGCAGGCACCCACCTTCGTCCGCGACTACCCGGAGGAGACCAGCCCGCTGACCCGGGCGCACCGCAGTGAGCCGGGGCTGGCCGAGAAGTGGGACCTCTACGTCCTCGGCTTCGAGCTGGGCACCGCGTACTCCGAGCTGGTCGACCCGGTGGTGCAGCGGGAGCGGCTGGTCGCCCAGGCCCAGCTCGCCGCCCGCGGCGACGACGAGGCCATGCGACTGGACGAGGACTTTCTCCGGGCGATGGAGTACGGAATGCCGCCGGCCGGGGGCATGGGAATGGGAATCGATCGTCTTCTGATGGCGCTGACCGGCCTCGGAATTCGGGAAACCATCCTGTTCCCGTTGGTCCGGGCCGAGTAG
- the nadC gene encoding carboxylating nicotinate-nucleotide diphosphorylase, translated as MRESTERALRDGGLDPARVRQVIVDAFTEDLGPDFLDVTSVATIPDAQTDTGDLVTRADGVVAGLPVAAAVFELVGEVTGSDRTVEVSLVARDGQRVARGDVLATVTGPTRLLLTAERTALNLLCRMSGVATHTRAWADALAGTKATVLDTRKTTPGLRALEKYAVRCGGGTNKRMGLHDVAMIKDNHKVAAGGIGAAFRRVRDAFPDVPVQVEVDTLAEAVEAVEAGADFLLLDNMTPAQLREVVAAVGDRAELEATGGLTLPVVAEYGATGVDFLSVGALTHSSPILDIALDLREE; from the coding sequence ATGAGGGAGTCGACGGAGCGGGCGCTGCGCGACGGTGGCCTGGACCCGGCGCGGGTACGGCAGGTGATCGTCGACGCGTTCACCGAGGACCTGGGCCCCGACTTCCTCGACGTGACCAGCGTGGCGACCATTCCCGACGCGCAGACCGACACCGGTGACCTGGTCACCCGGGCCGACGGCGTGGTGGCCGGGCTGCCGGTGGCCGCGGCGGTGTTCGAGCTGGTGGGCGAGGTGACCGGGTCGGACCGTACCGTCGAGGTGTCGTTGGTGGCCCGGGACGGGCAGCGGGTGGCGCGCGGCGACGTGCTGGCGACGGTGACCGGCCCGACCCGGCTGCTGCTCACCGCCGAGCGCACCGCGCTCAACCTGCTCTGCCGGATGTCCGGGGTGGCCACCCACACCCGGGCATGGGCGGACGCCCTGGCCGGCACGAAGGCCACCGTGCTGGACACCCGCAAGACCACGCCCGGCCTGCGCGCGCTGGAGAAGTACGCGGTCCGCTGCGGCGGCGGCACCAACAAGCGGATGGGCCTGCACGACGTCGCCATGATCAAGGACAACCACAAGGTGGCCGCCGGTGGGATCGGGGCCGCCTTCCGGCGGGTCCGGGACGCGTTCCCGGACGTCCCGGTGCAGGTCGAGGTGGACACCCTGGCCGAGGCGGTGGAGGCGGTCGAGGCCGGCGCCGACTTCCTGCTGCTGGACAACATGACCCCGGCGCAGCTGCGCGAGGTGGTCGCCGCGGTGGGCGACCGGGCCGAGCTGGAGGCGACCGGAGGGCTGACCCTGCCGGTGGTGGCCGAGTACGGCGCGACCGGCGTCGACTTCCTCTCCGTGGGCGCGCTGACCCACTCCTCGCCGATCCTGGACATCGCCCTGGACCTGCGCGAGGAGTGA
- a CDS encoding HhH-GPD family protein produces MTEPTFATLVSRWFQRNARDLPWRTPGIGAWPILVSEVMLQQTPVVRVLPAWEAWLARWPTPTALAEDTPAEAIRMWGRLGYPRRAVRLRDCAVAIVERHGGEVPDRLDQLLALPGVGTYTARAVAAFAYGQRHPVVDTNVRRVVCRAIAGEPDAGPATRPADLVATEELLPVEPAAAALASAAFMELGAIVCTARSPRCADCPVETVCAWRASGQEAPAGPTRRPQRYAGTDRQVRGLLLAVLRETTGPVPHQRLDQVWHDDVQRARALAGLVTDGLVEPVGEESFRLAGDGPAMPLPLP; encoded by the coding sequence ATGACTGAGCCCACCTTCGCCACCCTGGTCAGCCGCTGGTTCCAGCGGAACGCCCGCGACCTGCCCTGGCGCACGCCGGGCATCGGCGCCTGGCCGATCCTGGTCAGTGAGGTCATGCTCCAGCAGACGCCCGTGGTCCGGGTGCTGCCCGCGTGGGAGGCGTGGCTGGCCCGCTGGCCCACCCCGACGGCGCTGGCCGAGGACACTCCCGCCGAGGCCATCCGGATGTGGGGCCGGCTCGGCTATCCGCGCCGGGCGGTCCGGCTGCGCGACTGCGCGGTGGCCATCGTCGAGCGGCACGGCGGCGAGGTGCCGGACCGGTTGGACCAGCTGCTGGCCCTGCCGGGGGTGGGCACGTACACGGCCCGGGCGGTGGCGGCTTTCGCGTACGGGCAGCGGCATCCGGTGGTGGACACCAACGTCCGCCGGGTGGTCTGCCGGGCCATCGCCGGTGAGCCCGACGCCGGCCCCGCCACCCGGCCGGCCGACCTGGTCGCGACCGAGGAACTGCTCCCGGTCGAGCCGGCCGCCGCGGCGCTGGCCAGTGCCGCGTTCATGGAACTCGGCGCGATCGTGTGCACCGCCCGCTCCCCCCGCTGCGCGGACTGCCCGGTCGAGACGGTCTGCGCCTGGCGCGCCTCCGGCCAGGAGGCGCCGGCCGGCCCGACCCGCCGTCCGCAGCGCTACGCCGGCACCGACCGCCAGGTACGCGGGCTGCTCCTCGCCGTGCTCCGCGAGACCACCGGCCCGGTCCCCCACCAGCGGCTGGACCAGGTGTGGCACGACGACGTGCAGCGGGCCCGGGCGTTGGCCGGCCTGGTCACCGACGGCCTGGTCGAGCCGGTCGGCGAGGAGTCCTTCCGACTGGCCGGCGATGGTCCCGCCATGCCCCTGCCGCTCCCCTGA
- a CDS encoding glycine cleavage system protein R: MNELAITVIGRDRPGIVADVAEVLARLGANLTDSTMTRLRGHFAMTLICVGPAAADVEAALAPLAADGQLLATVRAVTPDGGTGPTGEPYVLAVHGADRMGIVAAMTRVLTDAGGNVTDLSTRLTGSLYVVVAEVDLPPGSSDEVAGRLARTAAELGVGVSLRPADTDLL, from the coding sequence ATGAACGAGCTCGCGATCACCGTCATCGGCCGGGACCGGCCCGGCATCGTGGCCGACGTCGCCGAGGTGCTCGCGCGGCTCGGCGCGAACCTCACCGACTCCACGATGACCCGGTTGCGGGGGCACTTCGCGATGACCCTGATCTGCGTGGGTCCGGCCGCCGCCGACGTCGAGGCCGCGCTGGCCCCGCTCGCCGCCGACGGCCAGCTGCTGGCCACCGTACGGGCGGTCACCCCCGACGGGGGCACCGGGCCGACCGGTGAGCCGTACGTGCTGGCGGTGCACGGGGCCGACCGGATGGGCATCGTGGCGGCGATGACCCGGGTGCTGACCGACGCGGGTGGCAACGTCACCGACCTGAGCACCCGGCTGACCGGCTCGCTCTACGTGGTGGTCGCCGAGGTGGACCTGCCGCCGGGCAGTTCGGACGAGGTCGCCGGCCGGCTCGCCCGTACCGCTGCCGAGCTGGGTGTGGGCGTCAGCCTGCGGCCGGCGGACACGGACCTGCTGTGA
- a CDS encoding class I SAM-dependent methyltransferase, which produces MADPTHALSFGAAAAAYDRFRPRYPQDALRWALDGPSAPARVVDLGAGTGILARGVLALLGDEAGREVVPVEPDPGMRAQLAAATPGTTALAGSAESVPLPDGSVDAVLVGQAYHWFDRDRAHAEIARVLRPGGTFAPIWNLRDERVPWVAELTRIAHLGDNAGSVQRYADFGPAFGPVETGEFHHSTTLTPDEVVSMLHTRSYWLTATPAEQQRIDRELRDLFATHPELAGRDTVELPYVTLVLRSRRR; this is translated from the coding sequence ATGGCCGACCCCACGCACGCCCTCTCCTTCGGCGCCGCCGCCGCGGCGTACGACCGGTTCCGCCCCCGCTACCCGCAGGACGCCCTGCGCTGGGCGCTCGACGGGCCGAGTGCCCCGGCCCGGGTGGTGGACCTCGGCGCGGGCACCGGCATCCTCGCCCGGGGTGTGCTCGCCCTCCTCGGGGACGAGGCCGGGCGGGAGGTCGTACCCGTGGAGCCGGATCCGGGGATGCGGGCGCAACTGGCGGCCGCCACCCCGGGCACCACGGCGCTGGCCGGCAGCGCCGAGTCGGTGCCGCTGCCGGACGGGTCGGTGGACGCGGTGCTGGTCGGCCAGGCCTACCACTGGTTCGACCGGGACCGGGCGCACGCCGAGATCGCCCGGGTGCTGCGCCCGGGCGGCACCTTCGCCCCGATCTGGAACCTCCGCGACGAGCGGGTGCCCTGGGTGGCGGAGCTGACCCGGATCGCCCACCTGGGCGACAACGCCGGCAGCGTGCAGCGGTACGCCGACTTCGGCCCCGCCTTCGGTCCGGTGGAGACGGGCGAGTTCCACCACTCGACCACGCTGACCCCGGACGAGGTGGTGAGCATGCTGCACACCCGCTCGTACTGGCTCACCGCCACGCCGGCCGAGCAGCAGCGGATCGACCGGGAGCTGCGCGACCTCTTCGCCACCCACCCCGAGCTGGCCGGCCGGGACACCGTCGAGCTGCCGTACGTCACGCTGGTCCTCCGGTCCCGGCGGCGCTGA